Proteins encoded by one window of Dioscorea cayenensis subsp. rotundata cultivar TDr96_F1 chromosome 6, TDr96_F1_v2_PseudoChromosome.rev07_lg8_w22 25.fasta, whole genome shotgun sequence:
- the LOC120263916 gene encoding pre-mRNA-splicing factor 38-like produces the protein MANRTDPLAKSIHGTNPQNLVEKIVRSKIYQNTYWKEQCFGLTAETLVDKAMELDHLGGTFGGNRRPTPFICLVMKMLQIQPDKDIVVEFIKNEDYKYVRILGAFYMRLTGTVTDVYQYLEPLYNDYRKLRRKTSDGSFSLTHVDEVIDELLTKDYSCDIALPRVQKRWTLETTGVLEPRKSVLDEDFEEEEEKEEEEQAALEDDTHEKDYHGRSPTRDRERDRKRDKQYRDRDRDRDRDYDRDYARGRERDRDRDRDRDRDRDRDRDRHRLRDERDYGRERDRDREWEGRDRDRRDRDRGRRRSRSRSRSRSRDRRERDRDDGDLRKRRARGSTSPHRRPEDDNNSREEQSKKKKGKEGEEE, from the exons ATGGCGAACAGGACGGATCCGCTGGCGAAGAGCATACATGGCACGAACCCTCAGAATCTTGTGGAGAAGATTGTGCGATCGAAGATATACCAGAATACTTACTGGAAGGAGCAGTGCTTTGGCCTGACGGCGGAGACGCTGGTTGACAAGGCGATGGAGCTTGATCATTTGGGAGGTACTTTTGGAGGCAATCGCCGGCCGACGCCATTCATATGTCTTGTTATGAAGATGCTCCAGATCCAGCCTGACAAGGATATCGTTGTCGAGTTCATTAAGAACGAGGATTATAA ATATGTGCGAATTCTTGGGGCTTTTTACATGCGATTGACTGGGACTGTTACTGATGTGTACCAATACCTCGAGCCACTTTATAATGACTATCGAAAGCTTAGGAGGAAAACGTCAGATGGAA gtTTTTCATTGACTCATGTGGATGAGGTGATCGATGAACTACTTACAAAGGATTACTCTTGTGATATTGCTTTACCACGCGTCCAGAAGAG GTGGACTCTTGAGACAACTGGTGTGTTGGAACCCAGAAAAAGTGTTTTAGATGAggattttgaagaagaagaagaaaaggaagaggaagagcaGGCAGCTTTAGAGGATGATACTCATGAAAAG GATTATCATGGAAGGAGTCCCACAAGGGATAGGGAAAGAGATAGGAAGCGTGATAAACAATACAG GGATAGGGACAGGGATAGGGACAGAGACTATGATCGGGACTATGCAAGGGGGCGAGAAAGAGATAGGGATCGGGATCGTGACCGCGATAGGGACAGAGACCGGGACAGGGACCGCCACCGGCTCAGAGATGAAAGGGATTATGGCCGTGAGAGGGATCGAGATAGAGAATGGGAAGGTAGGGATAGGGATAGAAGGGACAGAGACCGTGGTCGTCGAAGAAGCCGCTCAAGAAGCAGAAGCAGGAGCAGGGATCGCAGGGAACGAGACCGAGACGATGGTGACCTCCGCAAGAGACGTGCTCGTGGCAGCACTAGTCCACATAGGCGACCAGAGGATGACAACAATTCTAGGGAGGaacaatcaaagaagaagaaaggaaaagaaggagaagaagagtga